The Phycisphaerae bacterium genome includes a window with the following:
- a CDS encoding recombinase family protein: MIARNDKTKPIRCAIYTRKSHEEGLEQEFNSLDAQREACEAYIASQKHEGWKALATHYDDGGFTGGNMERPGLKALLADIEAGGVDVVMVYKVDRLSRSLMDFSKLVALFETHDVAFVSVTQRFDTTSSMGRLTLNILLSFAQFERELCGERIRDKIASAKRKGKYVGGRPLLGYDVDRERMRLLVNENEAKLVRHIFERFCRLGSCMLVARELNAQGHRMKAWVTKKGKPMGGGMWKKTDVHHLLTNRRYLGEVMYKGESYPGEHDAIVDRKLWDRVQSILSENRAVRANQTRSKTTAVLKGLIRCECCDAAMAPTYTNRRGKRYHYYVCHAAAKKGYDTCEVRSVPGGQIEQAVFTYLREIFADPAMVARTFRATRTQAAAQRRALVRQKTALEKRQTELRKGIGRLVRAAGDTDDGPLADELRKLNDEYTDVEAQVQQIEAQLDQQEGVPTERDVADALRTVEPLWTELFPAEKERIVRLLVETVNVRPDGLTIRLRPTGLVTLAAEVSPQESEEPEPQETTA; this comes from the coding sequence ATGATCGCCAGGAACGACAAGACCAAGCCCATCCGCTGCGCCATCTACACGCGGAAGAGCCACGAGGAGGGTCTCGAACAGGAATTCAACAGCCTCGATGCCCAGCGCGAGGCCTGCGAAGCGTACATCGCCAGCCAGAAGCATGAAGGCTGGAAGGCGCTGGCCACGCATTACGACGACGGCGGTTTCACCGGCGGCAACATGGAGCGCCCGGGCCTCAAGGCGCTGCTGGCCGACATCGAGGCCGGCGGCGTCGACGTGGTGATGGTCTACAAGGTCGATCGGCTCAGCCGCAGCCTGATGGACTTCTCCAAGCTGGTGGCCCTCTTCGAAACCCACGACGTGGCGTTCGTATCGGTCACCCAGCGCTTCGACACGACCAGCAGCATGGGCCGGCTGACGCTGAATATCCTGCTGTCGTTCGCGCAGTTCGAGCGTGAGCTGTGCGGCGAGCGCATCCGGGACAAGATCGCCAGCGCCAAGCGCAAAGGCAAGTACGTCGGGGGCAGGCCGCTGCTGGGCTACGACGTGGATCGCGAGCGGATGCGGCTTCTGGTCAACGAGAACGAAGCCAAGCTGGTACGGCACATCTTCGAGCGGTTCTGCCGGCTGGGCTCGTGCATGCTGGTCGCCCGGGAACTCAACGCCCAGGGCCACCGCATGAAGGCCTGGGTCACCAAGAAGGGCAAGCCCATGGGCGGCGGCATGTGGAAGAAGACCGACGTCCACCACCTGCTGACCAACCGGCGCTACCTCGGCGAGGTCATGTACAAGGGAGAAAGCTACCCCGGCGAGCACGACGCCATCGTGGATCGCAAGCTCTGGGACCGCGTGCAGAGCATCCTGTCCGAGAACCGCGCCGTCCGCGCCAACCAAACGCGCAGCAAGACCACAGCCGTGCTCAAGGGCCTGATCCGCTGTGAATGCTGTGACGCGGCCATGGCCCCGACGTACACCAACCGGCGTGGCAAGCGGTATCACTACTACGTCTGCCACGCGGCGGCCAAGAAAGGTTACGACACCTGCGAAGTCCGCAGCGTCCCGGGCGGGCAAATCGAGCAGGCCGTCTTCACCTACCTGCGGGAGATCTTCGCCGACCCGGCCATGGTCGCCCGGACGTTCCGCGCAACGCGGACGCAGGCGGCGGCACAGCGCCGGGCACTGGTCCGACAGAAAACCGCCCTGGAGAAGCGACAGACCGAACTCCGCAAGGGAATCGGCCGACTGGTTCGCGCCGCCGGTGACACCGATGACGGCCCCCTGGCCGACGAGCTGCGGAAGCTGAACGACGAGTACACCGACGTCGAGGCACAGGTTCAGCAGATCGAGGCCCAGCTTGACCAGCAGGAAGGCGTGCCCACTGAACGCGACGTGGCCGACGCGCTGCGAACGGTCGAGCCGCTGTGGACCGAACTGTTCCCGGCCGAGAAGGAGCGGATCGTTCGCCTGCTGGTGGAAACCGTCAACGTCCGCCCCGATGGCCTGACCATCCGACTGCGACCGACGGGCCTGGTT